In Clostridium swellfunianum, a genomic segment contains:
- a CDS encoding GNAT family N-acetyltransferase, producing the protein MFDMNVNIDDDIYIRSVKKEDVVSIQKWINNQNYNLNDKEKPLGLKEIYERFLEYYVSEGEFFLKINKGDALIGILKGRIEFKNPNEVWIWYFLIDKECRNKGIGSKIVEGVENYFNQGFGIYDFYCGVCEQDTKFLRFWNKNGYRLMRISKGFFKVDEQYKDMMIFKKEL; encoded by the coding sequence ATGTTTGATATGAATGTTAATATTGATGATGATATATATATTAGAAGCGTTAAAAAAGAAGATGTTGTTTCTATTCAAAAATGGATTAATAATCAAAATTACAACTTAAATGACAAAGAAAAGCCACTAGGGCTAAAAGAGATATATGAAAGATTTTTAGAGTACTATGTAAGTGAAGGAGAATTCTTTTTAAAGATAAATAAGGGTGATGCCTTAATTGGAATTTTAAAAGGAAGGATAGAATTTAAAAATCCTAATGAGGTTTGGATTTGGTATTTTTTAATAGATAAGGAATGTAGAAATAAAGGTATAGGCAGCAAAATAGTAGAAGGTGTTGAAAATTATTTTAATCAAGGTTTTGGCATATATGATTTCTACTGTGGAGTTTGCGAGCAGGATACAAAGTTTTTAAGGTTTTGGAACAAAAACGGCTATAGGCTTATGAGAATATCTAAAGGGTTCTTCAAGGTGGATGAGCAGTATAAAGATATGATGATTTTTAAAAAGGAATTATAA
- a CDS encoding DUF4317 family protein produces MNKKELNRMKKEFKLDSVMLNFKEIYNVYIKKDSNSVLYSNLSYFPMIDTEAQELYLNNFKKMLGGALDSKLFELPFIAVEEGNEAQLNFDSMYRSEDSENFTQGADKIVAKLLENYTYETDVVLTLAKGDYWVGNKNRKASDEIQELDEVIQSLNFVIGSINKVEPFKKSLVFSYEEKEFKPSSVLDTFINLNTPLDGFMFPTFDNGYADVNKVMYYNSKPKELNYRFIENILSCSMKLTAEEEKQCFTDIIKTVVGESVRPEVIEDMYTKIDELKELHDENEETAITLSDMKYILNGIEEKDIEVLERAFEDTCGKDYSFNVKNILPDFKSKSLKIWNEDLSISMSPKNLSFIKQVKGDDGGRYLMIELADDVNIDGFKLTAEE; encoded by the coding sequence ATGAATAAAAAAGAGCTAAACAGAATGAAAAAAGAGTTTAAGCTAGATAGTGTAATGCTTAATTTTAAAGAGATATATAACGTTTATATTAAGAAGGACAGCAATTCAGTGCTATACTCAAACTTAAGCTATTTTCCAATGATTGATACCGAAGCTCAAGAGCTTTATTTAAATAATTTCAAGAAAATGCTTGGAGGAGCTTTAGATTCAAAATTGTTTGAGCTTCCTTTTATAGCAGTTGAAGAAGGCAACGAGGCACAATTAAACTTTGACAGCATGTATAGAAGCGAGGATTCAGAAAACTTCACTCAAGGTGCTGATAAAATTGTAGCCAAGCTGTTGGAAAACTATACATATGAAACTGATGTAGTTCTTACTCTTGCAAAAGGTGACTACTGGGTAGGAAACAAGAATAGAAAGGCTTCTGATGAAATACAGGAGCTTGATGAAGTTATTCAGTCTTTAAATTTTGTTATAGGAAGTATTAATAAGGTTGAGCCTTTTAAAAAGAGTTTGGTATTTAGCTATGAGGAAAAGGAGTTTAAGCCAAGCAGCGTACTTGATACCTTCATAAACCTAAATACTCCTTTAGATGGATTTATGTTTCCAACCTTCGACAACGGCTATGCCGATGTGAATAAGGTTATGTACTATAACTCAAAGCCAAAGGAGCTTAACTATAGATTTATAGAAAACATATTAAGCTGCAGCATGAAGCTTACAGCAGAGGAAGAGAAGCAGTGCTTTACAGATATAATAAAGACTGTGGTTGGCGAAAGCGTGAGGCCAGAAGTTATTGAAGACATGTATACAAAAATAGATGAACTTAAGGAGCTGCATGATGAAAATGAAGAGACAGCTATTACTTTAAGCGATATGAAATACATATTGAATGGAATAGAGGAAAAAGACATAGAGGTTCTGGAAAGGGCTTTTGAAGACACCTGCGGAAAAGACTACAGCTTTAACGTGAAAAACATACTTCCTGATTTTAAATCCAAGTCCTTAAAGATTTGGAATGAGGATTTATCCATTAGTATGAGCCCTAAAAACCTAAGCTTTATAAAGCAGGTTAAAGGGGATGACGGCGGAAGATACTTAATGATTGAGCTTGCTGATGATGTTAATATAGACGGTTTTAAATTAACTGCAGAAGAATAA
- a CDS encoding leucyl aminopeptidase family protein: MLGVNDNKLYSNLLIFKFKNFSLEYPEEIREILAYSENSGDLKELEILNTLGKCDYKKVFILGLGTTEEFNSVKLMRALGSAVKSIKNSIEDLDILDNLREDFGYNIGQVLELSLYKFKGIKQKEINVKLQKVNVISSCKDEISKGFIVGNSVNFVRNLVSLPSNYVTPKYIAQQAENIAKEGNLDIKIIDKYMLEQMGMNAILYVGKGSLHSPRLVALQYFGDSSSKEITAIIGKGVTFDSGGITLKPGKGMENMVSDMAGAASVLGTMKALSKLRPKKNIIALIPTVENMPSGNAYKPGDVITTYCGKTVQVISTDAEGRLILCDAIAYAKELGATNIIDIATLTGSCSQFLGGINAGLLSNSDELANSIINTGKEVGENFWRLPNNPEYLEQLKTDSADLKNSGTSCGAIVAGLFLESFAEDVNFAHLDIAGCAGSASGSDLYDAGATGMPTRTLIELLMK; the protein is encoded by the coding sequence ATGCTAGGTGTAAACGACAACAAACTCTATAGTAATTTATTGATTTTTAAATTTAAAAATTTTTCATTGGAATATCCAGAGGAAATAAGAGAAATACTTGCCTATTCTGAGAATAGTGGAGATTTAAAAGAACTGGAAATATTAAATACCTTGGGGAAGTGCGATTACAAAAAAGTATTTATATTAGGACTTGGCACCACAGAGGAATTCAATTCTGTAAAGCTCATGAGAGCTTTAGGCAGTGCTGTAAAAAGCATAAAAAACTCCATTGAAGACTTAGATATACTAGATAATCTTAGGGAAGATTTCGGATATAATATAGGACAAGTTTTAGAATTGTCTCTTTATAAATTTAAGGGCATTAAGCAAAAGGAAATTAATGTTAAGCTTCAAAAGGTGAATGTAATATCAAGCTGCAAGGATGAAATAAGCAAAGGCTTTATAGTTGGAAATTCTGTAAACTTCGTCCGCAACCTTGTAAGCCTGCCTTCAAATTATGTAACTCCTAAATACATAGCACAACAAGCTGAAAACATAGCAAAAGAGGGAAACCTTGATATAAAAATAATTGATAAATACATGCTTGAACAGATGGGAATGAACGCTATTTTATATGTTGGAAAGGGCAGCCTTCACAGTCCTAGGCTAGTAGCCCTTCAGTATTTTGGCGATTCTTCAAGCAAGGAGATAACTGCAATTATTGGAAAGGGAGTTACCTTTGACAGCGGCGGAATAACACTTAAGCCAGGTAAAGGCATGGAAAACATGGTTTCAGACATGGCAGGCGCTGCTTCTGTACTTGGAACCATGAAGGCTCTTTCAAAGCTTAGGCCAAAAAAGAATATTATTGCACTTATTCCTACAGTGGAAAATATGCCTTCAGGAAACGCCTATAAGCCTGGAGATGTAATAACTACCTACTGCGGCAAAACAGTACAGGTAATTTCAACAGATGCAGAAGGAAGGCTTATCCTTTGCGATGCAATAGCTTATGCTAAAGAACTTGGAGCAACCAACATAATAGATATAGCTACATTAACAGGCTCCTGCTCACAATTTTTAGGTGGTATAAACGCTGGACTTTTAAGCAATTCTGATGAGCTTGCAAACAGTATTATAAATACAGGAAAGGAAGTTGGAGAAAACTTCTGGAGACTTCCAAACAACCCTGAATACTTAGAACAGTTAAAAACAGACAGTGCGGATCTTAAAAACTCTGGAACCTCCTGTGGAGCTATAGTTGCAGGTCTATTCCTTGAAAGCTTTGCTGAGGATGTGAATTTTGCTCACCTTGACATTGCCGGCTGCGCTGGTTCAGCCTCAGGCTCAGATTTATACGACGCTGGTGCTACTGGAATGCCAACAAGAACCCTTATTGAATTACTAATGAAATAA
- a CDS encoding DUF4474 domain-containing protein, whose amino-acid sequence MFTALMSDLSTYRRKKKQEKILTRFVDLDSDRVDDRLEKAIEAAGYSYDEKQDIFYSNMNAWQRSMGYCRLYDEGAALFGMIIDCEPIYFEYEGRRWLIEFWKGQYDLPTGAEIGIYATDGPDIEIPGVFKGPLFYTVSDHEALEMSYTLKKYGKKLFTREGKHWWLTGFKLGLFSNPYELTMDLSINFKDKVMQKAFIQGLKNAGYKDSEIKISGSIVALEFDRPHTPQPATRTLVSDIAIQLKNKFLCDKYNEIAKHYDNFPDQINAIYEQAPELYEKIINIDKPKRLLTKIEKFAKYIN is encoded by the coding sequence ATGTTTACAGCCTTAATGTCAGATCTGTCTACTTATAGAAGAAAGAAAAAGCAAGAAAAAATTTTAACACGGTTTGTTGATTTAGATAGTGATAGAGTAGATGATAGATTGGAAAAAGCGATAGAAGCTGCTGGATACTCCTACGATGAAAAGCAGGACATATTTTATTCTAATATGAATGCTTGGCAAAGGAGCATGGGCTATTGCAGGTTATATGATGAAGGTGCAGCGCTTTTTGGAATGATTATAGATTGCGAACCTATTTACTTTGAATATGAGGGAAGAAGATGGCTTATAGAGTTTTGGAAGGGGCAATATGATTTGCCTACAGGTGCAGAGATAGGCATCTATGCAACGGATGGTCCTGACATAGAGATACCAGGAGTTTTCAAGGGGCCGCTTTTCTATACTGTAAGCGACCATGAGGCTCTTGAAATGTCTTATACTTTAAAAAAATATGGTAAAAAGCTTTTTACAAGAGAGGGAAAGCACTGGTGGCTCACTGGCTTTAAGCTAGGATTGTTTTCTAATCCTTATGAGTTGACAATGGACTTAAGCATTAATTTTAAGGACAAGGTAATGCAGAAAGCTTTTATACAAGGTTTAAAAAATGCTGGCTATAAAGATAGTGAAATAAAAATCAGCGGCAGCATTGTAGCTTTAGAATTTGACAGGCCTCACACACCTCAGCCAGCTACACGGACACTTGTTTCAGATATTGCCATACAGCTAAAGAATAAGTTTTTATGCGACAAGTATAATGAAATTGCTAAGCACTATGATAACTTCCCTGATCAAATCAATGCAATCTATGAGCAAGCACCTGAGCTTTATGAAAAAATTATAAATATAGACAAACCAAAACGACTGCTGACTAAAATAGAAAAATTCGCTAAGTATATAAACTAG
- a CDS encoding S66 peptidase family protein, with protein sequence MIFPDKLKKGDTVGIIAPSSPVTKDEADACKKLVEDMGYKVKMGKCTYRSIHGYSAGTGKEKAEDINEMFMDKEVKAIWCIRGGDTSSHTMDKLDFEMIKRNPKIFVGYSDVTNLHINFNQKCDFITFHGPMVKSNMLNDFDSFTRESFEKALNMDSELSLYNPEGESFQVMVEGRAEGTIVGGNLALITSMIGTPYEIETKGKILFIEDVGETVARLDRMMYQLKYSQKLQEAEGIIFGDFTDCTNTRDESYTVVDMLKDVLADYNKPVMYNIKSGHCYPMSTIPLGAKCIMDTRSSKIKFIR encoded by the coding sequence ATGATCTTTCCAGATAAGCTTAAAAAAGGAGATACTGTTGGTATTATAGCGCCTTCCTCTCCAGTTACAAAAGATGAAGCTGATGCCTGCAAAAAGCTTGTAGAGGATATGGGCTATAAGGTAAAGATGGGAAAATGCACTTATCGTTCTATTCATGGATATTCAGCAGGTACAGGGAAAGAGAAAGCAGAAGACATAAATGAAATGTTTATGGATAAAGAAGTTAAAGCTATTTGGTGCATTAGAGGCGGAGACACAAGCTCCCATACTATGGATAAGCTAGATTTTGAAATGATAAAGAGGAATCCTAAAATATTTGTTGGCTACAGCGATGTAACCAATCTTCATATAAACTTTAACCAAAAATGCGATTTTATAACCTTCCATGGTCCTATGGTTAAATCAAACATGCTGAATGATTTTGACAGCTTTACTAGAGAAAGCTTTGAAAAGGCATTAAACATGGACAGTGAATTAAGCTTGTATAATCCAGAGGGCGAAAGCTTTCAGGTTATGGTGGAAGGAAGAGCTGAAGGAACTATTGTTGGAGGAAATCTAGCGCTTATAACCTCCATGATTGGAACTCCATATGAAATAGAAACTAAGGGTAAGATACTTTTTATTGAAGATGTTGGCGAGACTGTAGCTAGATTAGATAGAATGATGTATCAGCTTAAATATTCACAAAAACTTCAGGAAGCAGAAGGAATAATATTTGGGGATTTTACAGACTGCACTAATACAAGAGATGAAAGCTATACTGTGGTTGACATGCTTAAAGATGTTTTAGCTGATTATAACAAGCCGGTAATGTATAATATCAAATCTGGCCATTGCTATCCAATGTCTACAATTCCCTTAGGTGCAAAATGCATAATGGATACAAGGAGTAGCAAAATAAAGTTTATAAGATAA
- a CDS encoding spore maturation protein yields the protein MFQYIMGQVSLHAVPLLLLGIPLYGFIKKVKVYEVFTEGAKEGFTTAVRIIPYLVAMLFAIGIFRASGAMDIVVKLLSPVTNLIGMPAEILPMGIMRSLSGGGAQGMMVELFKTHGPDSLIGKMASVAMGSTETTMYIIAVYYGSVKISKTRHSVPVGLLVDVISLIVAVIVTNLVF from the coding sequence CCACTTCTGCTGCTTGGAATACCGCTTTACGGCTTTATTAAAAAGGTAAAGGTCTATGAAGTGTTTACTGAAGGTGCAAAGGAAGGGTTTACAACAGCAGTAAGAATAATACCTTATTTGGTTGCAATGCTGTTTGCCATTGGAATTTTTAGAGCTTCAGGGGCAATGGATATAGTTGTAAAGCTTCTTAGCCCAGTAACTAACCTGATAGGAATGCCTGCTGAAATACTGCCAATGGGAATTATGAGGTCCTTGTCCGGTGGAGGAGCGCAGGGAATGATGGTGGAATTGTTTAAAACGCATGGTCCTGACTCACTAATTGGAAAAATGGCTTCTGTAGCAATGGGTTCCACTGAAACAACTATGTATATTATAGCTGTATACTATGGTTCTGTTAAGATAAGCAAAACCAGACACTCAGTACCAGTAGGATTATTGGTTGACGTAATAAGCCTTATTGTAGCTGTAATTGTTACAAACCTAGTATTCTAA